A segment of the Candidatus Delongbacteria bacterium genome:
TTACTCCTAAATAATTTGCAAAATTATTATTAAAATGTTCTAGCTTATCTCCACCGATAAATGATGAATCCGAGATGACGTCTGCAATAGCATCGTCAATTTCAGATTTAATTGAATTGTATTGTGTTTTCAGATCCAAAAATTTAATCTTCATATAAATCCTCAAATAATATACTCAAATATAACTTAAAAAAATAACAATGAAAATATTGTTATAAACTATAAGTGCTTATTTATCAAAAAATTAACAATTCTCTCACTGGCTTTTCCATCCCAAAGATGTGGAATTTGTCCCTTTTTAAAATTTCCGGATTTTATATTTTCAAAATAGCCTAAAACAGCGTTTTTCGAGAGCTCTTGAATTAAAATATTAGTCCCCATATCAATTGTTGATGGTCTTTCTGTATTAGATCTTAAGGTTAAACAAGGTTTTTTAAGATAAGTGGTTTCTTCTTGGATTCCTCCCGAATCTGTGAGAACTAAAAGAGAATCTTTCATTAATTTCATGAAATCTAAATAAGATGCAGGTTCGATAATAAGAATATTTCGATTTGAAGTTAAATTGTCTAATAATCCAAATTTTTCAATGTTCTTCAAACTTCTGGGATGAATTGGAAAAACAATTTTTACTTCTTTTGAAATATCATGAAAAATTTCACATATTATTCTGGTATTGGTTTCATCATCAACATTCGATGGTCGATGCAGAGTTGTAAGAACATACTGTCCTTTCACTAGTCCCAGTTTTGTTAAAACATCAGAACACTCTGCTTTCACAAAATTATTCACCAATGAATCAATCATAACATTACCAGTATAAATTATTCTATTTTCAGAAACACCTTCATTTCTTAGATTTATGATACCACTCTCTTCACTCACAAAAAGATAGTCAGATATTACATCCGTTAATAATCGATTTATCTCTTCAGGCATTGTTTTATCAAAAGATCTTAATCCAGCCTCTACATGAGCAACCTTTATATTCATTTTTTTTGCAACCATGGCACAAGCTACTGTGGAGTTTACATCACCAGCAACGAGAACTAGATCTGGATTTAATTTTTCGCATACTTTTTCAAATTCTACCATGATTTTTGCTGTTTGAACAGCGTGTGATCCAGAACCAACATATAAGTATCTGTCAGGTTCAGGCATTCCTAAGTCATCAAAAAAAACTTTAGACATTTTCTCATCATAATGTTGGCCCGTATGAACAAGGTATGGTTTAATAACCGCTGATTTTAGCATCCTATTATGTATAGGAGCAATTTTCATGAAATTTGGACGGGCACCTACAACGTTTATAATTTTCATAGAAAACTTCTGAATTTAATCTTTTATTCCCAGCTTACACTTTTGAGGCTGAAATCTAAGATAAACCTCTTTTCCGGTTTCGATAGATTCGTATATTGCATTTATAAGTTCTAATGACTTTCGCCCTTCTAAACCATCAACCAAAGCCTTTTTATCTTCAAGCAGATTATCACATACATTTTGAAGATATCTTATGTGTCCAAAACCATAAACATTTGGAGGAACTTCAAGAACCTTTTCAAAATCATCATTTTTGCCAGTAAAATTCCACGTTTTTAGTTCATTTACAGCAAACCCTCCAATCTCCACACTTCCTTTTTCACCCAGGATAGAAAGAGAACCTTCCAAATCTTTTGGTCTAACGGCAGTTGTCGCTTCAACAATGCCTATAGCTCCATTTTTAAATGTAATTACTGCGACTCCAGTATCTTCAGTTTCAATATTTGCCAATGCCGTTCTTGATTTCGCAAAAACACTTACAGGTTCACCCAGCATCCACTCTAATAAATCAACGTGATGAGAAGCTTGATTGGTAAAAACTCCTCCGTCCATTGCCCAGGTACCTCGCCACGAATCCTGATCATAATACTTTTGAGTTCTGCACCACCTTACTCTTACAGTTCCCATAATTAGTTTTCCAAAATCTCCATTTTCTAAAGCTTCTCTAAGCTTCATAACTGGAAGATTATATCTATTTTGTTTGACTACAAATAGTTTAACTCTGTTTTGATCACAAACTTTAATCATCTCATCAGCGTCATTTAGAGTTAGAGCCATTGGTTTTTCAACAACAATATGTTTATGGTATTTTCTAACAATATCTATAGCATGTTTCGCATGATTTCCACTTTCAGTTAAAATGCAAACTACATCAATATCTTCATTTGACAACATTTCATCATAAGTTAAATAATGATTTACTTTATATTTCTCGCCAAAATCTTTAGCCCTGCTATCCTGAGGGTCACAAACTGCTACAAGAGTGGCATGTTCGATATGATTAATTAAACTATCTGCATGTTTTGGAGCTATCCTTCCACAACCAACTAAACCAAATTTAATTTTTTCCAATTTTAAAAATCCTAATTACTTCTAATTTTACCAGTTAAAATATTATAAATCGCAATCCAGAAATATTTGAAATCCGTCCAGTATGGTCGAACCTGTTTTTCAGCTAAATATTTTCTTTCTGCTTCATCCACTTGGTTCTGCTCTATAACTTTAAAAACAACACTTGGTGGGATACATCCCGGTTTAAACTTTATTCTAAGTTCTTGTAAATCTTTTGGAATGTCTTCAAATCTAACTTGGCTAACGGCCCTTACACCCACTAGGTTCAAATCACCTTTCAATACATTGTATAATTGAGGAAGTTCATCGATCCAGGTTTTTCTCAACACTTTTCCCCAGCTTGTTAACCTAAAATCGTTTTCAGGTTTTCCTGTACCACCTTTAGAGTAGCCAAATGTGTCTAAAATAAATCTATGTAAATACTCAGAATATGGGTGCATGGTTCTAACCTTATAGACATATATAATTTTTCCATTTTTACCCACTCTTTTCATTTTAATCAATGGCGAGTATGATGGGTTTGTATCTTCTTTAGGTTTTCCAGTCTTGTGAACTAAAATATACATTGTTCCATTGATATCTTTACTGTTTATTATTTCAAAACCTGAGAAGTAAAGTCTTCCTAAAGTCTCAGTAAATGAGAGAGCCCTGTTTTGACCTTTAGTTAATCCAAAGTAAATACCTTGGAAAAATGGAACTTTTGGAAATACTCGTCTAAAAATAAAATCAAAAAAGTATAGAAACTTCCCTACAAATCTACCAAAAGTCTTAAGAATTCTGTCATAACGCATGCTTACAGTTTCTACTGCTAAACAGTATACTCCACCATTTTTAAGAATCTCATTTACTTGAAAAAAATATCTATTTAATCTTCTAATATCATTTACTCTATGTAGATTTAAGAAAAATTCCAGTTCATTCTTATTGTATACTTCAATATTAAACTGACTTTCACTATTTAAAATAAGTGAGTTCCCTTTAGAAAAACCATCCATCGGAACATTTTCTTCAATGAATTGCAGAAGATCATCGTTCCTTGTTTTCAATATTCTTTCTAAAAATGGTTTAAGTTCGGTTTCTTTAATTTCATCATCTGCAGCGAAGCTATTGATGAATGATTTCTTTTGTTTTAAAGTTTTTTCCAGAACTTCCAGAGGGTTTTCATTGTATTCTTTTATCAAAGTAGTATCAGCAAACGTCTCATTTTGAACATTGAAACGATATGAAAAAAACATTATAGGAAACA
Coding sequences within it:
- the wecB gene encoding UDP-N-acetylglucosamine 2-epimerase (non-hydrolyzing); its protein translation is MKIINVVGARPNFMKIAPIHNRMLKSAVIKPYLVHTGQHYDEKMSKVFFDDLGMPEPDRYLYVGSGSHAVQTAKIMVEFEKVCEKLNPDLVLVAGDVNSTVACAMVAKKMNIKVAHVEAGLRSFDKTMPEEINRLLTDVISDYLFVSEESGIINLRNEGVSENRIIYTGNVMIDSLVNNFVKAECSDVLTKLGLVKGQYVLTTLHRPSNVDDETNTRIICEIFHDISKEVKIVFPIHPRSLKNIEKFGLLDNLTSNRNILIIEPASYLDFMKLMKDSLLVLTDSGGIQEETTYLKKPCLTLRSNTERPSTIDMGTNILIQELSKNAVLGYFENIKSGNFKKGQIPHLWDGKASERIVNFLINKHL
- a CDS encoding Gfo/Idh/MocA family oxidoreductase codes for the protein MKFGLVGCGRIAPKHADSLINHIEHATLVAVCDPQDSRAKDFGEKYKVNHYLTYDEMLSNEDIDVVCILTESGNHAKHAIDIVRKYHKHIVVEKPMALTLNDADEMIKVCDQNRVKLFVVKQNRYNLPVMKLREALENGDFGKLIMGTVRVRWCRTQKYYDQDSWRGTWAMDGGVFTNQASHHVDLLEWMLGEPVSVFAKSRTALANIETEDTGVAVITFKNGAIGIVEATTAVRPKDLEGSLSILGEKGSVEIGGFAVNELKTWNFTGKNDDFEKVLEVPPNVYGFGHIRYLQNVCDNLLEDKKALVDGLEGRKSLELINAIYESIETGKEVYLRFQPQKCKLGIKD
- a CDS encoding sugar transferase, whose product is MYILVHKTGKPKEDTNPSYSPLIKMKRVGKNGKIIYVYKVRTMHPYSEYLHRFILDTFGYSKGGTGKPENDFRLTSWGKVLRKTWIDELPQLYNVLKGDLNLVGVRAVSQVRFEDIPKDLQELRIKFKPGCIPPSVVFKVIEQNQVDEAERKYLAEKQVRPYWTDFKYFWIAIYNILTGKIRSN